In one Zalophus californianus isolate mZalCal1 chromosome 10, mZalCal1.pri.v2, whole genome shotgun sequence genomic region, the following are encoded:
- the C10H1orf115 gene encoding uncharacterized protein C1orf115 homolog, with translation MTVGARLRSKAASGFLRRGPRGRARAEGDEEAAALLEPPERGDEAASGASAGRPGARSARTVHLAVLPERYEPLDEPAAGEKPKRRYRQKLKKYGKNVGKVVTKGCRYVVIGLQGFAAAYSAPFGVATSVVSFVR, from the exons ATGACGGTGGGAGCCAGGCTCCGAAGCAAGGCGGCGAGTGGTTTCCTGCGCCGCGGGCCCCGAGGGCGAGCGCGGGCGGAGGGGGACGAGGAGGCGGCCGCCCTCCTGGAGCCGCCGGAGCGCGGGGACGAGGCGGCGAGCGGGGCGAGCGCGGGGCGCCCGGGGGCCCGCAGCGCGCGCACGGTGCACCTGGCAGTCCTCCCCGAGCGCTACGAGCCGCTGGACGAGCCGGCCGCGGGCGAGAAGCCCAAGAGGAGGTACCGGCAGAAGCTGAAGAAGTACGGCAAG AATGTTGGGAAGGTGGTCACCAAGGGATGCCGCTACGTGGTCATCGGCCTGCAAGGCTTCGCTGCGGCCTACTCTGCCCCGTTTGGAGTAGCCACCAGCGTGGTCTCGTTCGTCCGCTAG